One genomic window of Gossypium hirsutum isolate 1008001.06 chromosome D11, Gossypium_hirsutum_v2.1, whole genome shotgun sequence includes the following:
- the LOC107886015 gene encoding probable disease resistance protein At1g58602 produces the protein MAWSAVTSAVTTIGNLLTQEAIYLWGVEEQVDRLQTELKWMQSSLMEAETKQSKDERIRLWLAEIRELAYDAEDIVEEFALKIGSKNKGGLPSCIKRSACCLKEGWVLHETRSKIEKIIERINDLVRRLQAYGVKELKDRGEESSFSTERRESRRPYPHIMDDNIVGLVDDTEGLVKVLKNESGSKFVTIWGMGGLGKTTLAKKIYHHSEVIDYFDHLAFVYVSQPCRKRNVWEDILSGFKTLKDEDRKKRDEELAEKLCNILEVKKCLVILDDVWTSEAWDSLKPAFPVATGRDSNSKILLTSRNRGIVSDAEIRELKCLNDEESWELFQKIVFPQTGNIIDVEMKKLGENMVKHCAGLPLAIVLLGGILATKNNSLNEWQKISNNVKSYLKRGKNQGSEDVLALSYDDLPPYLRPCFLYLSHFPEDYMIDVDRLIQLWVAEGIVSSKQEERDGGEIAEDVAESYLMELVERCMIQVPERDMATLKVKTIQMHDLMRDLCLSKAKQENFVFIVDQSNASSLSMIRKVHRVSVHEFFFIQCIKSPNIRSLLFFNQSFPEEALEKSLPLEVLNYVKKHCDDCCNPLFWILLISEGSTTYLKFRGFWRYMFNNFKLLRVLNYGKGRSSYGFWPGWELPSDIGNLIYLRFLSLKDVLFFRSELPSSLGNLRCLQTLDLRVGNSEIHVPNVIWRMEQLRHLYLPWICKSRTKLKLGTLRKLLTLVNFNTKNCYLKDLINMTNLRELEIYGPFYIENFNEKELGENPPIIGSKYIHSLSISRIGGSSSKIDPRHLGHLLSNCTSICNLSIAAEISELPEYHYFSSHLAYIRLSSCEFEEDPMPTLEKLPNLRILEFECSLKGKEMFCSAQGFPKLESLILAKLNNLEEWKVDEGAMPSLQRLEITRFPELNMLPEGLKFITTLKELKIESMPKAFKDRLEEEGGEDFYKVKHVPSIIFQK, from the exons ATGGCTTGGTCTGCTGTGACGTCTGCAGTGACAACAATTGGCAACCTGCTAACTCAGGAAGCCATATACCTATGGGGTGTGGAGGAGCAAGTTGATCGTCTGCAAACAGAGCTCAAATGGATGCAAAGCTCCTTAATGGAGGCAGAGACAAAACAATCAAAGGATGAGAGGATTCGTCTTTGGCTTGCTGAAATCAGAGAGCTTGCTTATGATGCTGAGGATATTGTTGAGGAATTTGCTCTCAAGATTGGATCCAAAAACAAAGGTGGCCTTCCGAGTTGTATTAAAAGATCAGCCTGCTGTTTGAAAGAGGGATGGGTGCTCCATGAAACCAGGTCAAAGATCGAgaaaatcatagaaagaattaaCGACTTGGTCCGACGACTACAGGCCTACGGCGTAAAGGAATTAAAGGACAGAGGAGAAGAATCAAGTTTTTCAACTGAAAGACGAGAATCGAGGCGGCCTTATCCACATATTATGGATGATAATATTGTTGGACTAGTTGATGATACCGAGGGATTGGTCAAAGTTCTTAAGAACGAAAGTGGAAGCAAGTTTGTTACAATATGGGGCATGGGTGGTCTGGGAAAGACCACTCTCGCCAAGAAAATATATCACCATAGTGAGGTTATTGATTATTTCGATCACTTGGCTTTTGTATATGTTTCTCAACCATGCCGGAAAAGAAATGTTTGGGAAGACATTCTATCTGGTTTCAAAACTTTAAAGGACGAGGATAGGAAGAAAAGAGATGAAGAATTAGCAGAGAAGTTGTGTAACATTTTGGAGGTTAAAAAGTGTCTGGTGATACTTGATGATGTTTGGACCAGTGAAGCTTGGGATAGTCTAAAACCTGCCTTTCCAGTTGCAACGGGCCGTGATAGCAATAGCAAGATATTGCTCACCTCTAGAAACAGGGGGATAGTTTCAGATGCTGAGATAAgag AGTTGAAGTGCCTAAACGATGAAGAAAGTTGGGAATTGTTTCAAAAGATTGTATTTCCTCAAACAG GAAATATAATCGACGTGGAAATGAAAAAGTTAGGAGAGAACATGGTTAAACATTGTGCAGGGCTTCCATTAGCCATTGTTTTATTGGGAGGAATTTTGGCTACAAAGAATAATTCATTAAACGAATGGCAAAAGATATCTAACAATGTAAAATCATACTTGAAGAGAGGCAAAAATCAAGGATCAGAGGATGTGTTAGCATTAAGTTATGATGATTTGCCTCCCTATCTAAGACCATGTTTCCTTTATCTAAGCCATTTTCCGGAGGATTATATGATAGATGTGGATAGATTGATTCAATTATGGGTTGCTGAAGGTATTGTGTCATCAAAGCAAGAAGAAAGAGACGGTGGGGAAATTGCGGAAGATGTGGCGGAATCTTATTTAATGGAGCTTGTGGAAAGGTGCATGATTCAAGTACCAGAAAGAGATATGGCAACCTTAAAGGTCAAAACAATTCAGATGCATGATCTGATGAGAGATCTTTGCTTATCAAAggcaaaacaagaaaattttgtcTTCATTGTCGACCAATCAAATGCATCTTCATTATCTATGATTCGGAAGGTTCATAGGGTTTCTGTGCATGAGTTTTTTTTCATACAATGCATTAAAAGTCCAAATATTCGGTCACTTTTGTTCTTCAATCAGTCCTTTCCGGAGGAGGCATTAGAAAAATCTTTGCCCTTGGAAGTGTTGAACTACGTTAAAAAACATTGTGACGATTGTTGTAATCCACTATTTTGGATTCTTCTGATTTCGGAAGGTTCTACAACATATCTTAAATTTCGGGGATTTTGGAGATACATGTTCAACAACTTCAAATTGCTGAGAGTCCTAAACTATGGCAAAGGAAGATCGTCATATGGTTTTTGGCCCGGGTGGGAGTTACCCAGTGATATAGGGAATCTCATCTATTTAAGATTCTTGAGTCTAAAGGATGTTTTGTTCTTCCGGTCAGAGTTGCCATCATCTCTAGGCAACTTAAGGTGCTTGCAAACCTTGGATTTAAGAGTTGGGAATTCCGAAATTCATGTACCTAATGTGATATGGAGGATGGAGCAACTAAGACATTTATATCTCCCTTGGATATGTAAAAGCAGAACTAAGTTGAAGTTGGGTACTTTGAGAAAACTCCTAACACTTGTGAACTTCAACACCAAGAATTGTTATCTGAAGGATCTTATCAACATGACAAATCTTAGAGAGTTGGAGATTTATGGGCctttttatattgaaaatttcaATGAGAAGGAGTTGGGCGAGAATCCTCCCATAATCGGAAGTAAATATATTCATTCCTTGTCTATTAGTCGCATTGGGGGATCCAGCTCAAAAATAGATCCAAGACATTTAGGCCACCTCCTTTCAAATTGTACAAGTATTTGCAACTTGAGTATAGCAGCAGAGATAAGTGAGTTACCAGAGTATCACTACTTCTCTTCACATCTCGCTTACATACGGTTGAGTTCGTGCGAGTTTGAGGAAGATCCAATGCCAACACTAGAGAAGCTGCCTAACTTAAGGATTCTTGAATTCGAATGTTCTTTGAAAGGAAAGGAAATGTTTTGCTCTGCTCAGGGTTTTCCTAAACTAGAGTCTCTAATCCTTGCGAAGCTCAACAATTTGGAGGAGTGGAAGGTGGATGAGGGAGCCATGCCTTCTCTTCAGCGGTTGGAGATCACGCGTTTCCCAGAATTGAATATGCTTCCAGAGGGATTGAAGTTCATTACAACCCTCAAAGAACTGAAGATTGAATCAATGCCAAAGGCATTCAAAGATAGATTGGAGGAGGAAGGAGGAGAAGATTTCTACAAAGTCAAACATGTTCCTTCTATCATATTCCAAAAATGA